Proteins from one Cryptomeria japonica chromosome 4, Sugi_1.0, whole genome shotgun sequence genomic window:
- the LOC131028097 gene encoding sugar transporter ERD6-like 6 yields MLGAIVSGHIADTIGRKGALVVAAVPNIIGWIVITLAQSRNASLLYLGRLLTEFGVGVISFTVPIYIAEIAPKHLRGSLGTVTQLSVSIGILLAYLFGLFLHWRSLAIAGLVPCALLIIGLFFIPESPRWLAKKKSPLYEDSLQSLRGSDADICFEAVEIKSVVETNNQQTSVKLSELRERRYALPLTIGIGLLLLQQLGGVNGIMFYSSSIFKSAGISSANAASVGLACIQVIMTAITAWLMDKTGRRILLIISSGGMTICLLLVGLAFYLKNQLSGDSAMQTFFSALALTSLLVYIISFSIGIGPIPWIIISEILPVNVKGLGGSVANLTNWLSSWIVTMTINMLLEWSSAGTFLLYAFISALTLAFVALRVPESKGRTLEEIEASFR; encoded by the exons ATGCTAGGAGCAATAGTCAGTGGACACATAGCTGATACCATTGGACGAAAAGGG GCATTAGTGGTGGCTGCAGTACCCAATATTATTGGATGGATTGTCATCACCTTGGCACAGTCAAGa AATGCTTCATTACTCTATTTGGGAAGATTGTTGACAGAATTTGGGGTGGGAGTTATCTCATTCACA GTACCAATATATATTGCTGAAATAGCTCCCAAACACTTGCGGGGAAGTCTTGGCACAGTAACACAG CTTTCTGTTTCAATTGGCATACTGCTAGCGTATCTTTTTGGACTTTTCCTTCACTGGAGGTCTTTAGCAATTGCAG GCTTAGTGCCCTGTGCCCTATTGATCATTGGGCTCTTTTTTATCCCAGAATCTCCTAGATGGCTG GCAAAGAAAAAAAGTCCACTATATGAAGATTCATTGCAATCCCTTCGTGGTTCTGATGctgatatatgttttgaagcagTTGAAATTAAG AGTGTTGTAGAGACTAACAATCAACAAACCAGTGTCAAATTGTCTGAACTACGTGAACGAAGATATGCACTCCCTCTGACT ATTGGCATTGGGCTGCTTTTATTACAGCAATTGGGAGGAGTCAATGGCATTATGTTTTACAGCAGCTCTATTTTCAAGTCTGCTG GAATTTCATCGGCCAATGCTGCATCTGTTGGGCTTGCATGTATTCAG GTCATCATGACTGCAATTACTGCATGGTTAATGGACAAAACTGGAAGACGGATACTCCTAATT ATCTCCTCTGGAGGAATGACTATATGCCTTCTCCTTGTTGGTCTTGCCTTTTATTTGaag AACCAACTCTCTGGAGACTCAGCTATGCAAACATTCTTCAGTGCTTTGGCATTAACTAGCCTCCTA GTCTACATTATCTCATTTTCCATTGGTATTGGACCCATTCCATGGATTATTATATCTGAG ATTCTCCCTGTGAATGTCAAGGGTCTTGGTGGCAGTGTAGCAAATTTGACAAATTGGTTGTCATCTTGGATTGTGACCATGACAATCAATATGCTTTTAGAGTGGAGCTCTGCAG GAACATTTCTACTTTATGCTTTTATTAGTGCTTTGACACTAGCCTTTGTTGCATTGCGTGTACCTGAGAGCAAGGGTAGAACATTGGAGGAAATTGAAGCTTCATTCAGATAA